A region of the Hydra vulgaris chromosome 12, alternate assembly HydraT2T_AEP genome:
acaaaaaagcatcaataaaatatcagaaaaaaaagaaattaaaaagcgAATAATTAATGATACATCCACTATGACTTTTATGAATCTGTTATCCACAACAAACTgggaaactattttaaaaactaaaaatgctCAGGAagcttataatatttttcattgcaTATTTCAAGACCACTATAATGAAGCTTTCCCAATTATTAGTAAATTAATCAAAACCAAATCCCATCAGAATCCCTGGATAACGGCGGGAATAATAAAgtcatcacaaaaaaaaaaacgcttgtacgaaaaatttataaaaaaaagaacttataaaaatgaaacaaaatataaaaattacatacgTCTTTTCGAGACAGTTATAAAGTATTCGAAAAAACAGTATTATACCAACCAATTACATAACTGCAAAAATGATGCACAAAAAATGTGGCGCATAATGAAAGAGGtgataggaaaaaaaaacataaccgCTAATGAACTTCCCAAAAAACTCATTATAAATGATTGTGAAATTACTAATGAAACGTTAATTTCTAATTCTTTCAATCATGAGTTTGTTAATACAGGCCCGAGTTTGGCTTCCAAAGTAAAAAACAGCAAAACTAGCTTCGAGTCATATTTGACCTCTAATAATGATCTcatggaaaataaaaagttatctgAACAAGAACTACTTGATGctgtatatttattaaaatcaaataaaggtAATGGAGTTGATGATGTAAGTagcaatataataattaaatcaatattttatttaaaaactccgCTTTTGCACATTTTCAGTCTTTCTTTAGAACAAGGTACCTTTCCTGACAAACAAAAAGTGGCTAGGGTGATACCAGTTCTAAAATCTGGAGATGCAACTTGTGTCGCAAATTATATTCAATACTaccatgtttttcaaaaatactagaacatattatgtataaaagattGTACCATTTCTTAGATATTAATAACATcctttataataaacaattcgGATTCAAAAACGGCCTTCCACTAATCAGGCAATTGCCTATCTTGTTCACGATATTCTGAAAtcttttgatgaaaataaatatactttaggcGTGTTTATTGATCTCAGTAAGGCTTTTGATACTGTAAatcataatatattattaaccaAACTAAAAAACTATGGTATTAAACACTCGAactttaaatggtttaaaagctaCCTGTCAAATAGACAGCAATACATTTCTCATAATTGCAGTAAAACTAACAATATGAATATAACTTGTGGAGTAACTCAAGGCTCTATATTAGGACCGCtcttatttctaatatatatcaacgacTTAAGTAAATCTTGTAATATATTAGACTCAAtcttgtttgcagatgatactaatctATTTTATGCTCACAATGacataaaaatcttatttaaaactgtaaacatAGAACATCAATATCTTTCTAAATGGTTTAGAGCAAACAAATTATCtctaaatgtaataaaaacaaaatatacttttttccatcGCTATCATGAAAGAGACaaaattccattaaaacttccaaATCTTTGTATTAacaattatgaaataaaaagagaggtatcattaaaatttctagGCGTACTCCTGGACGAAAATGTAACTTGGAGATGTcagataaaatatattgaaggtaaAATATCAAGGAACATCGGCATGCTATATAGggcaaaatcatttttaaatttaagttgtttaaaactCTTATATTTCTCCTTTATTCATTCCTATCTTAATTACGCTAGCATTGCATGGTGTagtaccaataaaaataaattgaaaaaactctttaatatgCAAAAACATGCTATCAGAATCATATCCAATAAAAGCCGCTATACACCCTCTCGActcttatttattaacttaaatatactaaatatctaccaaataaatatttatcatctcctaatttttatgttcaaaattaataaaagtatcattccaaaaatatttaaccCGTTATTCAAAATAAAGGAAAACAAATATCTAACTAGATATTCAAATAACAGATATATACAGCCCAAAAGTTATTATGCAGCAActgatttttcaatttcaataagAGGACCAAAGGCATGGAATAAAATACTTTCAACTGAACTTAAAACTCTAACAATGCTTAATGAGTTTAAGACAGCTATTAATAAAGAATGATTTACCACAAAACTATTTCTGAAATTACATTATGATTTACCTATCAAGTacatgaaaagtatattaattttagaaaaagactgagttaaatttatttatatcctaatatatatttttattgtttttgttttttgctaaGCCTAGCTATTTGCTAAGCCTAGCTAATTCTAGctaatttttcactttttttttttttttttttttttttttattaatagatgttttatttattattttaccacTTTTGtacatttgtttattatataaatttaacgaagtttcttattttaaaattaaactttatatttacggAATTTATAAaggggcttggtgataagacatATTAGTCTTCTTCTCGCCCCtgctatatttatattttgttagtaaattacggaatgtatatttttaacggcaaaaaaaaaaaaaaaaataaaatgctttctAAAGGTTAATTGATCTaggaatataaattatatgaatagCTGAACGAGCCAACAtaagttgaactttttttttttcacttaaaaccGTTAAAATCGAGTCAAAGATCGTGTCAGTTTTGTGACTCTATGCATTAAGCGAgcagaataaaatatttatttggctTTAACAGTTGCTAATATTGTTTCagctttcaaattttataaatatttagaaatttttacaaatattaacattttatatcttgttttaacaataatttgcttattgattttaacattaccatttttttacattattttactttttaactttttatacaaaCTTTATTAGCCTCTACggttttgaatttgtttttgttttatgtcgaaaaaacatcaataaaatactaaacatttttatatgtttttgtatatactTAAAACTGATTTACTCAGTAAAAATActcgtaaacaaataaaaatctcCGAATCTTTCTTGTCACTTTAAAAGCTTAATtctactttaaaattatttttcaattttaaaaacacttactaGACAATAAGAAACTATAAAAGACACCTACTAAACCATACTATTACGACCTACTATTTAACTATACTATTAAGATCTACTATTTAACCATACTAATACAACCTACTATTAAACCTTACTTTTACGACTTACTGTTAAACCATACTGTTACGACCTACTATTTATCCATACTATTACGATCTATTATTAAACCATAGTTTTACGGgtgaagtaataaaaattattaaagcatCTTATACATATTGAAatgtttagaaataaatttatgtaataaataataaaataatttgtcaaATTAACTtgtataaaggaaaaaattagaaatttcaatatatttagttaacatttTAGAAAGCTATTTCAATAAGTATtgataaacaactttatttagAGATTTAGAGTTGAATGCATGATGCGAACTTGACAttgtaaccaatagcggcagagtatttttgaggggaaaacccatattctgccgctattggttacaaTGTACAGAGGTGTACATTGTAACCATTGTAACATTGTAATTAGACTCAACTtggtttttttcaataaaaatagtttttatattctaaaaagaatttattgaaCAATTTAAAGTTACATTAATACTTTGTATGCCTGTCTTTAGCCTTTAGTAACTTGGTAACCACGCATAAGCTTGGTGGGTTGTCAACACTGCTATAAACATACAGGTGGCCAATCAGCTGTTGTGAGGAGAATTTTTACTGTAAATACGTTCATCAAAATAGTGagtttaattaaatcattatgGTTAACCATTaacatattaatgtttatttgctataacttccattttaaaatgtataaaaagtctgatttcaaattgttttgtttttttctacaGATTTTGAGGTTATGGGGAGAACCAAAGATCTTCCACCTTGAAAAGTTGCTGTTACTAAAACATTGCTTGAAGAAAAAACGTATTCACAACGAGAAATAGCTTCAAGACTACAAATTTTACAGAAATCTGTAAGCCGTATCAGCCAGGCTATTAAAAATGGGCAAGATTACAATTCTGCAAGACAAGGAAATTATGGACGCAAGTCCAAAGTGAGCCCAAAAACCCAATGCAAACTTATCCATATGGCTAAAGTGAATAAAAGAGCCACTAGTGAAGACTTAAAAAAGTCCTTGGAGAAGTATGGTGTTGATATTTGCAGTTCTACGATTAGGGGAAGGCTTATTAATGCAGGTCTTCCAGCACGTCGGCCAAGAAAGAAAGCCAAAATAACAAGGGCAATGGCTAAAAAAAGGGTTAACTAGGCCCATGAGGTTAAACCCCGCCTATGAAGTGATTGGAGTAAGGTGAGTAACTTAAACATTTCAATAGTTTTTCTTACACATgcttctttaaacaaaaatttctacCCTAACACCAACCAACCCATGTTCCTTTTTCTTTCACACTTAACTGTCAATTTTCAAGATCTTTTCATTACTCATCTGCCAATTCCGGTCAATACTCAGCTTTGTTATTGCAGTCTGTTATATTATCTGATTACAGGTCTGCTTCTCTGATGAATCCATGTTTTCAATATGTGATGAAAGCAGTCAATATGTGAGGAGATCTTCAAACGAAGAGTTTTCTGAGACTTGTGTTGCTCAGACTGTGAAGCATCCTACCACAGTTATGATATTGAGTATCATTTCAGCCAATGGTACAGGGCGTTTATATATTGTTGAAGGCACAATGAATCAGCACGAGTATAAGAAGGTTTTGTAAACAAGACTGCTGCCCCAATTGAGAGACTGGTTTCCTGATGGAGACTGTGTTTTCATGCATGATGGTGCGCCATGCCATAAAGCCAAGTCAGTGACAAAGTTTTTGACAGAAAACCATGTACAAAAATTGCCATGGCCAGGAAACAGCCCAGATATGAACCCCATAGAGAATTTATGGGCGGTTATTAAGAAAAGACTAAAGAAAGCCACAAAAGTTCAATTGATTGAACAACTTATCAAAATATGGCACCATGAtgaggaaataaaaaataaatgtccaGTTCTTGTAGAAAGTATGCCAAAGCGTATAGAAATGTTACTTAAGGCTAAAGGCATGCATACAAAGTATTAATGTAGCTTTGAATTGttcaataaattctttttagaatataaaactatttttattgaaaaaaacctAGTTGAGTCTAATAATTTTTACACCTCTGTAAAGTTCGAAAAaagtcgaacttgactcaagttcgcttcttgaATTCCACCTTAAACCTTAAACGTTAAACATTTTCTGTGGCAATTGTATTATAGATTCGTGAAAAATATTGTCATTCCGagtaaaaacagaaaaatcttACAAAATCATGTATCTTACATAAAATCAGAAATCATAATTCTCAAAAAAAGAGGTCAAAAAATCCTACATAAGGTGATAAATCATGCAAAGTGGAAATACTGATTttagacttttaaaaatatattagacagtcgaataatttttaaactcgtAATAATCCGGtcaaaatagacaaaaaaataacagtGGTAGATTTGCAATAAATCGCATAGAGCTGAAAATTTGTACATACCTTGAGcacattattacaaataaagtattaaaagttCCATATctgcaaaaaatgttattcaaggttttaggtataaaaaaagttgtttttttttttaaaaaaaaggaaatgttttatcataaaaatagatCAAACGAAAGCGAACAGTATTTAAACGCATTTTTGAATAAACTGTTTCATCGGCTTTTCTTTGAACTTgtataagaacaataaaaaatgcttttttcaaataactttttcaacTGATTTTTCTCGTCTCACTTCCCAAAATTCTTGGAACAAAGTTACAAatgataaaatacttttagcATTGAACGTTCCATTGCAGTTTAGAGTATCTGTAATGTAAAAAGTATTTCTCACTTTCTATTACAGAGACACTAAAGGAGGTAAGAGACGCAAAAGGGAGAAACTTGGCAAGTATATCTTaatgttgtaaatttttttaatgattttttgctaaatgaacactatttttaataatttttattgaacttatttcatattaaaaatttaaaaattaaatttaccagCTTCATCCATGTCATCACTGCTATCTGGCACCCAGAGTGAAAACCAAGACCTCCTTGGTAAGTTTTTTACtgtgttttagtttttgtttttcattttaatttttcgaacacttatttaattttttttttttgaatataggCTTGTCTAGGAGTGATTTCTTAGTTTGGCGCCGAAGCCACCCTGGACCTAAATCAAAAAGGGCCTTCCGCATATGGGACTATAAAGGAGGTAAAGACCTGCCTGATTTTAAATACAGACCTCCTGGTGGCAGAAGGGATGGCAGAGAATTCAGGAATGTAGTTATTAACAACTGtaaatatacttattaataagtttatataggTTCACTTAGCTGAATCTATATACACTTATTAATAGGTGTATGTAtagtgtgtatgtatatatttattaagttgaTACTTGTATATAATCcttttgtatattaatttttgtatatagttgagtttgatttttttaagaaaaatttgtgtttttatataaatactatttattattacaaaaaataatatttaagttttaaccCACCCTACCCAAGGTGTGAGAGGTGTAGAGTTTCCGAATAATACCCTCTTGCACCCTTCTCTAGCGTGTTTTTCCCAACTGCATAACATAGTTTTCAcaactgttttttataattcaagAATTCAAGAAATCAATTTCTGTCCTATTTACAAAATCTACTGATTGTTATACAACACTGCACTCACTCTCATGAATTGCCAATTATCAGTATTTATTAACTTCTATTAACAAAACATAGCTTCCTTTACATATATACAAAgtattcaattcaaaaaacgtCAAAAAGTTTTACCCATTCATAGTGAATTTGTATTagtccaaaaaaatattacaatttacaaattaaataaactttacaaaCCATTCTGGCAGCATATATATCAGTTTAAAATTTAACGGAAATGAGTTAGTACAAAGGAATatggaaaatattattttattacaaaacttaTACGCACAATATTTTATCATCAGCctatcattttttgtttactgtttgaTTTTAATATGACGTTACTTCAACTGAACCCATCGTTTAACAAGATGTTCGGGGTTAACTCCTTTACAAAGTTCTTTTTCGCACTTCAGTAGCATGAGACTATCCAATCTCTCGTTACTCATTGTTGTTCTCAGATGGGATTTTACAATCTTGAGTTGACTGAAAGAACGCTCATTTGATGCTACACCATAAGCAGCTGTGATTACAAAAATGCATAGTTTATGGGCTTGTTTCAGTATATCCTTTAACTTCACAATATGGTACAAAATGTCTTGCAGCGTCTTGGGTGGTGTTCTTGATGAGTTAAAATCTCTATCACCTACTTCTAAACAGAtatctattaaaatttccaTCTGGCCTTTCAGCACATGAACGTCTGGAATTTGATCCTTGTATCCAGGAGGAAAAAGTTTGCTTTCTTTTGTTAAGTTTTCAATACTCAAATTATCCTTATTTAACggaaaactaaaaactttggTGATAGGGGcaaatatttcctttaatgCTGCCGAGTTTTCGGTTAAACCTATGGCTAGAGAGTCAATGACCTCTTTGAATTCTTTCCGGTAAAAAGCTTTCATCTCCATTGCTATTAATCTATGGTGTCGTTCGTAATCGTTTTCTGCATCAATGTGtaatttcctaaaaaatattactgCACTTTCAATCAAATTGTTCATAGCATCTGTATCGTTACTGATATTTTGTATGTTCTTGGCAGCACTTTCAATTACATTAATACCGTCAATGACATTGAAGTTTGGACTTTCTAAGATttcagttaatatttttatcttctcAATGATATTCTTCATGAAGAAAAGAGTAATAATGAAATCaaaagttgttacttttttcaaaagtccCATTGCCTTAGTTCTCGTATTAGTatcaaaaatcttattatttgaGATGCTCTGAAGAAGATCAATAACTTTCTCCAAATACTAATTTAAAGCCTTAACAGATTTTGCTCATGCGGTCCATCTTGTTCTAGACAGGTTTACAAGCTGTATTGCAATGTCAATGTcttcaag
Encoded here:
- the LOC136088272 gene encoding MATH and LRR domain-containing protein PFE0570w-like; this encodes METNLLSNFNAKNYTSNNNGNNNDINKLKSFLRNKNILFENNPELNISFFKDGDGEENISPYYYNSNISTLIGNIDVNALSILHLNIRSIQKNFDKFKEFLFSVKKKFQIICLTETWCRNKEIENNSNFQLNNYKVIHQIRGSEKIGGGVCIFIHNSLDFKLRKEMCSITKDFELLTVEVLNDASKNVILHVIYRPPSGNMKAFSKHFKGLITKKDTYGKLFYCVGDLNLDFLDYENNKNVRNLTNFIFQNGFIPTIDKPTRITKNSATLIDQIIINYFKNIKVKTGIFVTDISDHFPVFIISQKSINKISEKKEIKKRIINDTSTMTFMNLLSTTNWETILKTKNAQEAYNIFHCIFQDHYNEAFPIISKLIKTKSHQNPWITAGIIKSSQKKKRLYEKFIKKRTYKNETKYKNYIRLFETVIKYSKKQYYTNQLHNCKNDAQKMWRIMKEVIGKKNITANELPKKLIINDCEITNETLISNSFNHEFVNTGPSLASKVKNSKTSFESYLTSNNDLMENKKLSEQELLDAVYLLKSNKGNGVDDVSSNIIIKSIFYLKTPLLHIFSLSLEQGTFPDKQKVARVIPVLKSGDATCVANYIQYYHVFQKY
- the LOC136088273 gene encoding uncharacterized protein LOC136088273 — translated: MGLLKKVTTFDFIITLFFMKNIIEKIKILTEILESPNFNVIDGINVIESAAKNIQNISNDTDAMNNLIESAVIFFRKLHIDAENDYERHHRLIAMEMKAFYRKEFKEVIDSLAIGLTENSAALKEIFAPITKVFSFPLNKDNLSIENLTKESKLFPPGYKDQIPDVHVLKGQMEILIDICLEVGDRDFNSSRTPPKTLQDILYHIVKLKDILKQAHKLCIFVITAAYGVASNERSFSQLKIVKSHLRTTMSNERLDSLMLLKCEKELCKGVNPEHLVKRWVQLK